The segment GACCTCCAAATTCGGTTTCGCGCTGCGCGACGAGGGCGCGCGGAAGGCGCTCGTCGGGCTCTGCCTGGACCGGCCGTGGCTGACCCGGCTGCACACCCACTCCGGTTCGCAGGGCGTGCCGCTCGCCCGGATGGTGGCGGGCGTCCGGGAGGTGTACGAACTGGCCGAGGAGATCAACACGGCGGCCGGGCGGCAGCAGATCGACACCGTCGACATCGGCGGCGGGCTGCCGGTGAACTTCGGTTCGGACGAGGAGACGCCGTCGTACGAGGAGTACGCCCGGCTGCTGAAGGCGGAGGTCCCGGGGCTGCTGGACGGGCGGTACGGGCTGGTCACCGAGTTCGGCCGGTCGCTGCTGGCCAAGCACGGGCTGATCCTGGCCCGGGTCGAGTACGCGAAGGTGTCCGGGGGCCGCCCGATCGCGCTGACCCACGCGGGGGTTCAGGTCGCCACCAGGACGGTGTACGACCCCGGCTCCTGGCCGCTGCGGATCGCCGCGTACGACGGCGCGGGCCTGCCGAAGACGGGTCCGGACGTGGTGCAGGACGTGGCGGGACCGGCGTGCTTCGCGGGCGATCTGCTGGCCCGGGAGCGGGCGCTGCCGCTGCTGGCGGCGGGTGACGTGGTCGCGGCGCTGGACACCGGCGCGTACTACTTCTCGAACCACTACGGCTACAACAGCCTGCCGCGGCCGGGGGTGTACGGCTTCCGGGAGACGGGTGCGGACGGGCAGGTGTCGTTCGCGACCGTACGGGAAGCCCAGACGGCGGCGGAGATCGTCGCGGAGTCGGGCGGCGCGCACCGGGACGCACTGCTGTAGGCGGGCTCCCCGGGGGCGGGCACCCTACCGGTCCCCGGGCAAGTTCCGTTGGAAAATGCCACAACTACCGCCATGAGCCAACACGTTGCGTAGTCTTCTGGTCACTGTCGTGCCGTGGCGCGCGGACCCGCGCGCGGGGAGGAGACGACTGGTGGCGGCCGAGGAGAACGTACTCGACGAACTCAGACGGCTGAGACTGCGGATGCCCCAGCTCACGGGGGCCCTCGCGGCCGGTACCAACGGCCTGGTGCTCGGTGCCGACGCGGGGAACCCGGAGGGGGTGGCCGCACTGACCGCCGCCGCGCTCGGGGTCTGTGTCCGGCTCACCGAGGCCGGTGGCCAGGGCAGATTCCAGGAGCTGCTGGTCCGCGGCGAGCGGGGGTACGTCGCCACCTACGCGGCGGGCTCGTCGGCGGTCCTGACCCTGCTGGCGGGGCCGCGCGTCAATATCGACCGCCTCCACCGGGAGGCCCGCCGCTCCGGCGCCCGCATCGGCGATCTGATCGACGGGCCCACGCGCCACCCGGGTCCGGGCTCATGACGGTCCCCCGCCGCGGAAGGCGGCCCCGATGACGGCGGGCGGCGGTCCGGCCGGCCGC is part of the Streptomyces qinzhouensis genome and harbors:
- a CDS encoding roadblock/LC7 domain-containing protein, translated to MAAEENVLDELRRLRLRMPQLTGALAAGTNGLVLGADAGNPEGVAALTAAALGVCVRLTEAGGQGRFQELLVRGERGYVATYAAGSSAVLTLLAGPRVNIDRLHREARRSGARIGDLIDGPTRHPGPGS
- a CDS encoding diaminopimelate decarboxylase, translating into MTLEGHERARRRDAAVRAAVEQGLLDGDQLVAALLDTAGIRASAAALRAAFAAVTDAPVLHAFAVKAAPLVPVLTLLHAEGIGAEVASPGELALARAAGIPPERTVLDSPAKTVAELREALALGIALNADNAQEVARLDGLVAGATAVPPLGLRVNAQVGGGTIGALSTATATSKFGFALRDEGARKALVGLCLDRPWLTRLHTHSGSQGVPLARMVAGVREVYELAEEINTAAGRQQIDTVDIGGGLPVNFGSDEETPSYEEYARLLKAEVPGLLDGRYGLVTEFGRSLLAKHGLILARVEYAKVSGGRPIALTHAGVQVATRTVYDPGSWPLRIAAYDGAGLPKTGPDVVQDVAGPACFAGDLLARERALPLLAAGDVVAALDTGAYYFSNHYGYNSLPRPGVYGFRETGADGQVSFATVREAQTAAEIVAESGGAHRDALL